In one Nicotiana tomentosiformis chromosome 6, ASM39032v3, whole genome shotgun sequence genomic region, the following are encoded:
- the LOC138894423 gene encoding stress response protein NST1-like, producing the protein MVLGGFQRKLKERNLERKEMEGIEKKGNWGEERKKMRSENRKSGKREKGEKTRERKGRKKQKRFGYVYGGKHKHLICLSKDVALRPPSGGKNFPAESPVPRHGGEMKRKRAPISPRSEKKKPRRRLMRKSKESTSARAPYLDSLYLLRNESEEEQEEEAFNLVARVSLRLEGQGASEPKRDEVDLPQV; encoded by the exons ATGGTTTTGGGGGGTTTTCAGAGGAAATTGAAGGAGAGGAATTTAGAGAGAAAGGaaatggaaggaattgagaagAAGGGGAATTGGGGAGAGGAGAGGAAGAAGATGAGATCTGAGAATAGAAAAAGCGGGAAGAGAGAGAAAGGGGAGAAAACGAGGGAaaggaaaggaagaaagaaacaAAAGAGGTTCGGATATGTATATGGAGGGAAGCACAAGCACTTGATTT gtttatccaaggacGTCGCACTGAGGCCTCCATCCGGCGGCAAGAACTTCCCCGCCGAGTCCCCTGTTCCGAGACATGGTGGTGAGATGAAAAGAAAGAGGGCCCCGATTTCTCCGAGAtcggagaaaaagaaaccaaGGCGAAGGCTGATGCGTAAATCCAAAGAAAGCACGAGCGCTCGAGCACCATATTTGGATTCACTCTATTTGTTGAGGAACGAAtccgaagaagaacaagaagaagaagcctTCAATCTGGTGGCCCGAGTGTCGTTACGactcgaagggcaaggggcctcTGAACCGAAGAGAGATGAGGTCGATCTGCCTCAAGTTTGA
- the LOC104115075 gene encoding transcription factor E2FB isoform X1, with protein MQQPHRQQRELPFTSSKPPLGDYHRFSTDPLQQPEAILVKSTVISSIGFDLNFDFTSVEIFISSYVWTSPFLPLKRKSETANYKQGVGVITDSGYADVSSPTQTPVSGKVGKAQKVPRTSKARSASQAATSNIGSPSGNNATPVGPCRYDSSLGLLTKKFINLIKHAEDGVLDLNKAADTLEVQKRRIYDITNVLEGIGLIEKKLKNRIQWKGLDVSRPGDVDDSVTSLQAEVENLTIEERRLDEQTREMQERLTDLCEDENNQRWLLVTEDDIKSLPCLQNETLIAIKAPHGTTLEVPDPDEAVDYPQRRYRIVLRSTMGPIDVYLVSQFEEKIEEINAVEAPSAMPSTSGFNENETATLPTEESGGVDGRMDEKENQSVCADVGTSQDFASGIMKIVSDVDNEEDYWLLSDADVSITDIWRADSVLDWNELNAIHEDYSIDNVSTPRAQTPPSGTTELPSANTTRS; from the exons ATGCAGCAGCCACATCGTCAACAGCGTGAGCTCCCATTCACGTCGAGTAAACCGCCGCTTGGAGACTACCACCGCTTCTCTACTGACCCACTTCAACAACCTGAAGCCATCCTTGTTAAGTCTACT GTGATCTCTTCAATTGGGTTTGACTTGAATTTTGATTTTACCAGTGTGGAAATTTTCATTAGTTCATATGTGTGGACGTCCCCATTTCTA CCACTGAAACGGAAGAGTGAAACAGCAAATTACAAACAGGGAGTTGGTGTGATAACAGATTCTGGATATGCCGATGTGAGTAGTCCAACGCAGACACCAGTCTCAGGGAAAGTTGGAAAGGCACAGAAAGTGCCTAGGACATCAAAGGCCAGATCTGCTTCTCAAGCTGCTACCTCAAATATAG GATCCCCTTCAGGAAATAATGCTACTCCAGTTGGTCCTTGCCGCTATGACAGCTCCTTAG GTCTCTTAACGAAGAAGTTCATTAACCTGATCAAACATGCAGAAGATGGCGTTCTAGATCTAAACAAAGCTGCTGATACATTAGAG GTGCAGAAAAGGCGTATATATGACATCACAAATGTCCTGGAAGGCATTGGTCTGATTGAAAAGAAACTCAAAAACAGGATCCAGTGGAA GGGTTTAGATGTCTCAAGACCAGGGGATGTTGATGATAGTGTTACAAGTTTACAG GCAGAAGTAGAAAATCTGACTATTGAAGAACGTAGATTAGATGAACAGACAAG AGAAATGCAAGAAAGGTTGACAGACCTGTGTGAAGATGAAAACAATCAAAG ATGGCTTCTTGTTACTGAAGATGATATAAAGAGCTTACCTTGTCTTCAG AATGAAACACTGATAGCTATTAAAGCTCCACATGGCACCACTTTAGAAGTCCCGGATCCTGATGAG GCTGTTGATTATCCACAAAGGAGATACAGAATTGTGCTTCGCAGCACCATGGGACCAATTGACGTTTACCTTGTCAG CCAATTCGAGGAAAAGATCGAAGAGATAAATGCTGTTGAGGCACCATCAGCCATGCCTTCAACATCAGGTTTCAATGAGAATGAAACTGCAACATTGCCTACTGAGGAGAGTGGAGGAGTTGATGGCAGAATGgacgaaaaagaaaatcaaagtgTGTGTGCAGATGTTGGTACATCGCAGGACTTTGCGAGTGGAATCATGAAGATTGTTTCAGATGTTGAT AATGAAGAAGATTACTGGCTTTTGTCAGATGCTGATGTTAGCATCACTGACATTTGGAGGGCAGACT CTGTTCTTGACTGGAACGAGTTGAATGCAATTCATGAGGATTATTCAATTGATAATGTCAGTACTCCACGTGCCCAAACTCCTCCATCCGGTACCACTGAACTGCCTTCTGCAAATACTACTAGGAGCTGA
- the LOC104115075 gene encoding transcription factor E2FB isoform X2, with product MQQPHRQQRELPFTSSKPPLGDYHRFSTDPLQQPEAILVKSTPLKRKSETANYKQGVGVITDSGYADVSSPTQTPVSGKVGKAQKVPRTSKARSASQAATSNIGSPSGNNATPVGPCRYDSSLGLLTKKFINLIKHAEDGVLDLNKAADTLEVQKRRIYDITNVLEGIGLIEKKLKNRIQWKGLDVSRPGDVDDSVTSLQAEVENLTIEERRLDEQTREMQERLTDLCEDENNQRWLLVTEDDIKSLPCLQNETLIAIKAPHGTTLEVPDPDEAVDYPQRRYRIVLRSTMGPIDVYLVSQFEEKIEEINAVEAPSAMPSTSGFNENETATLPTEESGGVDGRMDEKENQSVCADVGTSQDFASGIMKIVSDVDNEEDYWLLSDADVSITDIWRADSVLDWNELNAIHEDYSIDNVSTPRAQTPPSGTTELPSANTTRS from the exons ATGCAGCAGCCACATCGTCAACAGCGTGAGCTCCCATTCACGTCGAGTAAACCGCCGCTTGGAGACTACCACCGCTTCTCTACTGACCCACTTCAACAACCTGAAGCCATCCTTGTTAAGTCTACT CCACTGAAACGGAAGAGTGAAACAGCAAATTACAAACAGGGAGTTGGTGTGATAACAGATTCTGGATATGCCGATGTGAGTAGTCCAACGCAGACACCAGTCTCAGGGAAAGTTGGAAAGGCACAGAAAGTGCCTAGGACATCAAAGGCCAGATCTGCTTCTCAAGCTGCTACCTCAAATATAG GATCCCCTTCAGGAAATAATGCTACTCCAGTTGGTCCTTGCCGCTATGACAGCTCCTTAG GTCTCTTAACGAAGAAGTTCATTAACCTGATCAAACATGCAGAAGATGGCGTTCTAGATCTAAACAAAGCTGCTGATACATTAGAG GTGCAGAAAAGGCGTATATATGACATCACAAATGTCCTGGAAGGCATTGGTCTGATTGAAAAGAAACTCAAAAACAGGATCCAGTGGAA GGGTTTAGATGTCTCAAGACCAGGGGATGTTGATGATAGTGTTACAAGTTTACAG GCAGAAGTAGAAAATCTGACTATTGAAGAACGTAGATTAGATGAACAGACAAG AGAAATGCAAGAAAGGTTGACAGACCTGTGTGAAGATGAAAACAATCAAAG ATGGCTTCTTGTTACTGAAGATGATATAAAGAGCTTACCTTGTCTTCAG AATGAAACACTGATAGCTATTAAAGCTCCACATGGCACCACTTTAGAAGTCCCGGATCCTGATGAG GCTGTTGATTATCCACAAAGGAGATACAGAATTGTGCTTCGCAGCACCATGGGACCAATTGACGTTTACCTTGTCAG CCAATTCGAGGAAAAGATCGAAGAGATAAATGCTGTTGAGGCACCATCAGCCATGCCTTCAACATCAGGTTTCAATGAGAATGAAACTGCAACATTGCCTACTGAGGAGAGTGGAGGAGTTGATGGCAGAATGgacgaaaaagaaaatcaaagtgTGTGTGCAGATGTTGGTACATCGCAGGACTTTGCGAGTGGAATCATGAAGATTGTTTCAGATGTTGAT AATGAAGAAGATTACTGGCTTTTGTCAGATGCTGATGTTAGCATCACTGACATTTGGAGGGCAGACT CTGTTCTTGACTGGAACGAGTTGAATGCAATTCATGAGGATTATTCAATTGATAATGTCAGTACTCCACGTGCCCAAACTCCTCCATCCGGTACCACTGAACTGCCTTCTGCAAATACTACTAGGAGCTGA